In Isoptericola jiangsuensis, the following proteins share a genomic window:
- a CDS encoding EamA family transporter: MPTRHRLLAVVVALLWGLNFLAIDASLAHYPPMFLVALRFAVLAVPTVLLVPWPGVPVRWLVGYGLGFGVLQFAFLYWGMAAGMPAGLASLVLQMSGPFTVVLGAVFLRERVSGRQVVGILVAVAGLTAVGWQRAENAALLPFLLTLAGAFGWAIGNVSNRLAKPRSPLHLVLWMSVVPPLPMLAVSWVVEGRDAIWTSLTTYDDAAAWWAVVGLAYTVLLGTVAGSGLWTWLMARHPAGVVAPFSMLVPVVGMSSAWLVLGEEVTPGELAGALLVVGGVLWGSRPARTARPGPAGTAVPGTTAPGTAGRGPAEPVSPAGAAAAPGHRDPDGRLLPVAER, encoded by the coding sequence GTGCCCACCCGTCACCGTCTCCTCGCCGTCGTCGTCGCCCTGCTGTGGGGCCTGAACTTCCTCGCCATCGACGCCTCGCTCGCGCACTACCCGCCGATGTTCCTCGTCGCGCTGCGGTTCGCCGTCCTCGCCGTCCCCACCGTCCTCCTCGTCCCGTGGCCCGGGGTGCCCGTGCGCTGGCTCGTCGGCTACGGGCTCGGGTTCGGCGTGCTCCAGTTCGCGTTCCTCTACTGGGGCATGGCCGCGGGCATGCCGGCCGGCCTCGCCTCGCTGGTCCTCCAGATGTCGGGTCCGTTCACGGTGGTGCTCGGCGCGGTGTTCCTGCGCGAGCGTGTGTCGGGACGGCAGGTCGTCGGCATCCTCGTCGCGGTGGCGGGGCTGACGGCCGTCGGCTGGCAGCGGGCCGAGAACGCGGCGCTCCTGCCGTTCCTCCTCACCCTCGCCGGGGCGTTCGGCTGGGCGATCGGCAACGTCAGCAACCGTCTCGCGAAGCCCCGCAGCCCCCTGCACCTCGTGCTGTGGATGTCCGTCGTGCCGCCGCTGCCCATGCTCGCCGTGTCGTGGGTCGTCGAGGGTCGCGACGCCATCTGGACCTCGCTGACCACCTACGACGACGCCGCCGCGTGGTGGGCCGTCGTCGGCCTCGCGTACACGGTGCTGCTCGGCACGGTGGCCGGGTCGGGGCTGTGGACGTGGCTCATGGCCCGGCACCCCGCCGGGGTGGTCGCCCCGTTCTCCATGCTGGTGCCCGTCGTGGGGATGAGCTCGGCCTGGCTCGTGCTCGGCGAGGAGGTCACGCCCGGCGAGCTCGCGGGCGCGCTGCTCGTCGTCGGCGGTGTGCTGTGGGGCAGCCGCCCCGCGCGCACCGCCCGGCCCGGACCCGCCGGGACCGCCGTGCCGGGCACCACAGCGCCCGGGACCGCCGGGCGCGGGCCCGCGGAGCCGGTGTCGCCCGCCGGGGCCGCCGCCGCGCCGGGGCACCGGGACCCGGACGGCCGGCTTCTGCCCGTAGCAGAACGGTGA
- a CDS encoding MFS transporter, producing MAHHDEPHRTAIYATALTAFFAIAGIAIVDPILPVIGHEIGASTWQIELLFTAYVAVMALGMVPATVATGRFGYKKILVAGVGVVAVAAVGAALAGGLVGLALLRGLWGLGNAMFFVTAMVLLVSLANDRGWAVELYETCLGLGFALGPLLGGLLGQISWRVPFLACGVFMVGAMVLSIVKLRDPDERPAPLRHRQVFAPFRRPAFVVLSVVVAAYNFVFFIVLGYTPIALGLDVVPLGLVFTGWGVGLAVGILVVGHRLAHRLGAVQTVGAALVVLLAALVGLATSPGTAVSVVWLVVAGLAMGVTNANVTDLALGVGDPDRRVTTGAFNLVRWGFAAPAPVVAGLLAEHVGLAAPFWVGAGVLVVGVATMLLLGHRIAAPVGERVLWRRWDAAAAEVEGTPAEAAAQL from the coding sequence GTGGCCCACCACGACGAACCCCACCGCACCGCCATCTACGCGACCGCGCTCACGGCGTTCTTCGCCATCGCGGGTATCGCGATCGTCGACCCGATCCTGCCCGTCATCGGGCACGAGATCGGGGCGAGCACCTGGCAGATCGAGCTGCTGTTCACCGCCTACGTGGCCGTCATGGCGCTCGGCATGGTCCCCGCCACCGTCGCCACCGGACGCTTCGGGTACAAGAAGATCCTCGTCGCCGGGGTGGGGGTCGTGGCGGTCGCCGCCGTCGGTGCCGCCCTCGCCGGCGGCCTCGTCGGCCTGGCCCTGCTGCGCGGTCTGTGGGGGCTGGGCAACGCGATGTTCTTCGTCACCGCCATGGTGCTGCTCGTGTCGCTCGCGAACGACCGCGGCTGGGCCGTCGAGCTCTACGAGACGTGCCTCGGCCTCGGCTTCGCCCTCGGCCCGCTGCTCGGCGGGCTGCTCGGCCAGATCTCGTGGCGCGTCCCGTTCCTCGCGTGCGGCGTGTTCATGGTCGGCGCGATGGTGCTGTCGATCGTCAAGCTCCGCGACCCCGACGAGCGGCCCGCCCCGCTGCGTCACCGGCAGGTCTTCGCGCCCTTCCGGCGGCCCGCGTTCGTCGTGCTGTCCGTCGTCGTGGCCGCCTACAACTTCGTGTTCTTCATCGTGCTGGGCTACACGCCGATCGCGCTCGGCCTCGACGTCGTCCCCCTCGGCCTGGTGTTCACGGGGTGGGGCGTCGGCCTCGCCGTCGGCATCCTCGTCGTCGGGCACCGGCTCGCGCACCGCCTCGGCGCCGTGCAGACCGTCGGTGCCGCGCTCGTCGTGCTCCTCGCCGCCCTCGTCGGGCTCGCGACCTCGCCCGGCACGGCCGTCAGCGTGGTCTGGCTCGTCGTCGCGGGTCTCGCCATGGGCGTGACGAACGCCAACGTCACCGACCTGGCGCTCGGCGTCGGCGACCCCGACCGGCGCGTGACCACCGGCGCGTTCAACCTCGTGCGCTGGGGTTTCGCCGCGCCCGCCCCCGTCGTCGCCGGGCTGCTGGCCGAGCACGTGGGGCTCGCCGCCCCGTTCTGGGTGGGCGCCGGCGTGCTCGTCGTGGGGGTGGCGACGATGCTGCTCCTCGGTCACCGCATCGCGGCTCCCGTGGGGGAGCGGGTGCTCTGGCGGCGGTGGGACGCCGCCGCGGCCGAGGTCGAGGGCACGCCCGCCGAGGCGGCCGCTCAGCTCTGA
- a CDS encoding ClpP family protease — MTGYTVPHVVERTPLGERYADVFSRLLRERIVFLGTEVDDGVANVVMAQLLHLESESPDQDVHLYINSPGGSATAMTAIYDTMQFVRCDVTTTCMGQAASAAAVLLAAGTPGKRTMLEHSRVLLHQPSAEGRGTVSDLAIQAREVLRLRAETEQVLARHTGRSVDQLRADTDRDLVLTAREAVDYGIADTVVTSRKLTAAA; from the coding sequence ATGACCGGCTACACCGTCCCCCACGTCGTCGAGCGGACCCCGCTCGGCGAGCGCTACGCCGACGTCTTCAGCCGCCTGCTGCGCGAACGCATCGTCTTCCTCGGCACGGAGGTCGACGACGGCGTCGCGAACGTCGTCATGGCCCAACTGCTGCACCTGGAGTCGGAGTCGCCCGACCAGGACGTCCACCTGTACATCAACTCCCCCGGCGGCTCCGCGACCGCGATGACCGCGATCTACGACACGATGCAGTTCGTGCGGTGCGACGTCACGACGACCTGCATGGGTCAGGCGGCGTCCGCCGCGGCGGTGCTGCTCGCCGCCGGGACGCCGGGCAAGCGGACGATGCTGGAGCACTCCCGGGTGCTGCTGCACCAACCGTCCGCCGAGGGGCGCGGCACCGTCTCCGACCTCGCCATCCAGGCCCGCGAGGTGCTGCGGCTGCGCGCCGAGACCGAGCAGGTCCTGGCCCGCCACACCGGCCGGTCGGTCGACCAGCTCCGGGCGGACACCGACCGCGACCTCGTGCTGACGGCCCGCGAGGCCGTCGACTACGGGATCGCGGACACCGTGGTGACGTCGCGCAAGCTCACCGCCGCGGCCTGA
- a CDS encoding ClpP family protease, translating to MNAPAPPTPSTLDDQLAARLLHQRIVVLGQEVDDAVANRVCAQLLWLSAEDPTADVALWINSPGGSVSAGLGVHDTMRLLPNDVVTVGFGFAASMGQFLLTAGTRGKRYALPHTRVMMHQPSAGIGGTAVDIAIQAENLEHTKRLVHELTAKHTGRTVEQVAADSDRDRWFTAAEAREYGLIDHVVEHVDDVRPAAPGRKAGL from the coding sequence ATGAACGCACCCGCACCCCCCACCCCGTCCACCCTCGACGACCAGCTCGCCGCCCGTCTCCTGCACCAGCGCATCGTCGTCCTCGGCCAGGAGGTCGACGACGCCGTCGCGAACCGCGTCTGCGCCCAGCTCCTGTGGCTGTCCGCGGAGGACCCGACCGCCGACGTCGCCCTCTGGATCAACTCGCCCGGCGGCTCGGTCAGCGCCGGGCTCGGCGTCCACGACACGATGCGGCTGCTGCCGAACGACGTCGTCACCGTCGGCTTCGGCTTCGCCGCCAGCATGGGCCAGTTCCTCCTGACCGCCGGCACGAGGGGCAAGCGCTACGCCCTGCCCCACACCCGCGTGATGATGCACCAGCCGTCCGCCGGCATCGGCGGGACGGCCGTCGACATCGCGATCCAGGCGGAGAACCTCGAGCACACCAAGCGCCTCGTGCACGAGTTGACCGCGAAGCACACCGGCCGCACCGTGGAGCAGGTCGCGGCCGACAGCGACCGCGACCGCTGGTTCACGGCCGCCGAGGCGCGCGAGTACGGGCTGATCGACCACGTCGTGGAGCACGTCGACGACGTCCGTCCCGCCGCCCCCGGCCGGAAGGCGGGCCTGTGA
- a CDS encoding LysR family transcriptional regulator — MDVRHLDLLRELADRGSVAAVAAATHRTPSAVSQQLRTAQRELGTELVRPHGRGIRLTDAGRLLAAEAVQVQVALADVQARWDAFRGAPAGTVSVAALPSAATFLLPAVEAALAGGGVDLRLADVDLAEDAFGALTADHDVVVAHSLTSVRPAGTDGLVVVPLADEPLDVAMSPAHPLARHRTVSARQVAGCAWVGVPRGYPFDTVLIGIEQVTGEQLDVRQRIVDNRLVEALVATSDRVAILPRFTTPVGDRLTLRPLTGVPAVRHVVAVLRPDVARRRAVGHVLDALRDAAADAERRHRAG, encoded by the coding sequence ATGGACGTCCGTCATCTCGACCTCCTGCGCGAGCTCGCCGACCGCGGCAGCGTCGCCGCCGTCGCCGCCGCCACCCACCGCACGCCGTCCGCCGTCTCCCAGCAGCTGCGCACCGCGCAGCGCGAGCTCGGCACCGAGCTCGTCCGACCCCACGGCCGCGGGATCCGCCTCACCGACGCCGGCCGCCTCCTCGCCGCCGAGGCCGTGCAGGTGCAGGTGGCCCTCGCCGACGTCCAGGCGCGCTGGGACGCGTTCCGCGGCGCCCCCGCCGGCACCGTCTCGGTGGCGGCGCTGCCCAGCGCCGCCACGTTCCTCCTGCCCGCCGTCGAGGCGGCGCTCGCCGGGGGCGGCGTCGACCTGCGCCTCGCGGACGTCGACCTCGCCGAGGACGCGTTCGGGGCGCTCACCGCCGACCACGACGTGGTCGTCGCCCACAGCCTCACGAGCGTGCGACCCGCGGGGACGGACGGGCTCGTCGTCGTGCCGCTGGCCGACGAGCCGCTCGACGTCGCGATGTCCCCCGCGCACCCGCTGGCGCGGCACCGCACGGTGTCGGCGCGGCAGGTCGCCGGGTGCGCGTGGGTCGGCGTGCCCCGCGGCTACCCCTTCGACACGGTGCTGATCGGGATCGAGCAGGTCACGGGCGAGCAGCTCGACGTGCGGCAGCGGATCGTCGACAACCGGCTCGTCGAGGCGCTCGTCGCGACGAGCGACCGGGTCGCGATCCTGCCGCGCTTCACCACGCCCGTCGGCGACCGGCTGACCCTGCGGCCCCTGACGGGGGTCCCCGCGGTGCGGCACGTCGTCGCGGTCCTGCGGCCCGACGTCGCCCGACGGCGGGCGGTCGGCCACGTCCTGGACGCGCTGCGCGACGCGGCGGCCGACGCCGAGCGCCGGCATCGCGCGGGCTGA
- a CDS encoding ArsR/SmtB family transcription factor, protein MSDTPAPVEAPAPAEGSAPHTGTTRQPLGPERLKALSHPLRLRILDLLQRHGSLTASGLAELVGESSGSTSYHLRQLERHGFVREVEGKGTARERWWETAPGGYSISSDPDDDLGTRSAKSLVNGELERARQAKIWRLLDVMEQGPGADPRYDAWKDATTLSTISLWATPEQLAGVVEQLQELLETATETLRGQEGVEGAAPVQIHFNAFPVFGDDAV, encoded by the coding sequence ATGAGCGACACGCCCGCACCGGTCGAGGCCCCCGCACCGGCGGAAGGCTCCGCACCGCACACCGGGACCACCCGCCAGCCGCTCGGCCCGGAACGCCTCAAGGCGCTCTCCCACCCGCTGCGCCTGCGCATCCTCGACCTGCTCCAGCGGCACGGTTCGCTCACGGCGAGCGGCCTGGCCGAGCTCGTCGGGGAGTCGAGCGGCTCGACCAGCTACCACCTGCGCCAGCTCGAGCGGCACGGGTTCGTGCGGGAGGTCGAGGGCAAGGGCACCGCGCGCGAGCGCTGGTGGGAGACGGCGCCCGGGGGGTACTCGATCTCGTCGGACCCCGACGACGACCTCGGGACCCGGTCGGCGAAGTCGCTCGTCAACGGCGAGCTGGAGCGCGCCCGCCAGGCCAAGATCTGGCGGCTGCTCGACGTCATGGAGCAGGGACCGGGCGCCGACCCGCGCTACGACGCCTGGAAGGACGCCACCACCCTGAGCACGATCTCGCTCTGGGCGACGCCCGAGCAGCTGGCCGGCGTCGTCGAGCAGCTCCAGGAGCTCCTGGAGACCGCCACCGAGACGCTGCGCGGCCAGGAGGGCGTCGAGGGCGCCGCCCCGGTGCAGATCCACTTCAACGCGTTCCCCGTGTTCGGGGACGACGCCGTCTGA
- a CDS encoding helix-turn-helix domain-containing protein, with product MTPVTTTPAEPGAPGAARGAREPLLRHLVGGILRRARLAQGRTLQEVAATARMSTAYLSEVERGRKEASSEMLAAVCGALGIRLVDLVAQAHDALAATTHADRRGVRVLTSTASPVRTLRTGPAPARPVDGTVLLAA from the coding sequence ATGACGCCGGTGACGACGACCCCCGCCGAGCCCGGTGCGCCCGGGGCGGCCCGGGGCGCGCGCGAGCCCCTGCTGCGCCACCTCGTGGGCGGCATCCTGCGCCGGGCGCGGCTCGCGCAGGGCCGGACGCTCCAGGAGGTCGCGGCGACCGCGCGCATGTCCACCGCGTACCTGTCGGAGGTCGAGCGCGGCCGCAAGGAGGCGTCGTCGGAGATGCTCGCCGCGGTGTGCGGCGCGCTCGGCATCCGCCTCGTCGACCTCGTCGCCCAGGCGCACGACGCCCTGGCGGCGACGACGCACGCGGACCGGCGCGGGGTGCGGGTCCTGACCTCCACGGCGTCCCCGGTGCGCACCCTGCGGACCGGCCCCGCGCCGGCCCGGCCCGTGGACGGGACCGTGCTGCTCGCGGCCTGA